A window from Buchnera aphidicola (Mindarus abietinus) encodes these proteins:
- the gpmA gene encoding 2,3-diphosphoglycerate-dependent phosphoglycerate mutase, protein MKITKMVLIRHGESQWNKLNRFTGWHDIDLSEQGLLEAKKSGQLLKSKKFYFDYCFTSLLKRAIHTLWNILIELNQSWLPTKKTWRLNERHYGSLQGVNKLETISKYGEKVVEQWRRGYEIVPPKLEKINQIYSGYDEKYREISDLEKPMSESLKMTKDRVIPFWNKEIFPKIKKNKTVLIVAHGNSLRALMKHLSNIKDNQIINLDIPTGTPIVYEFDEKIIPIKYYFLKK, encoded by the coding sequence ATGAAAATTACAAAAATGGTTTTAATTCGTCATGGGGAAAGTCAATGGAATAAGTTGAATAGATTTACTGGTTGGCACGATATAGATTTATCTGAACAAGGTTTATTAGAAGCAAAAAAATCAGGACAATTATTAAAATCTAAAAAATTTTACTTCGATTATTGTTTTACATCTCTATTAAAAAGAGCCATTCATACATTATGGAATATTTTAATAGAACTGAATCAATCTTGGTTACCAACAAAAAAAACATGGCGTCTTAATGAAAGACATTATGGATCATTACAAGGTGTAAATAAATTAGAAACTATTTCAAAATATGGTGAAAAAGTTGTAGAACAATGGAGAAGAGGTTATGAAATTGTTCCTCCAAAACTAGAGAAAATTAATCAAATTTATTCAGGATATGATGAAAAATATAGAGAAATAAGTGATCTAGAAAAACCAATGTCTGAAAGTTTAAAAATGACAAAAGATAGAGTAATTCCTTTTTGGAATAAAGAAATATTTCCTAAAATAAAAAAAAATAAAACTGTTTTAATAGTAGCTCATGGTAACTCTTTAAGAGCATTGATGAAACATTTATCTAATATTAAAGATAACCAAATTATAAATTTAGATATTCCTACTGGAACTCCAATTGTTTATGAATTTGATGAAAAAATAATACCTATTAAATATTATTTTCTTAAAAAATAA
- the pfkA gene encoding 6-phosphofructokinase — protein sequence MIKRIGVLTSGGDSPGMNAAIRSVVRAGISEKLEVFGIYDGFLGLFKNKMKNLDRYSVSDIINKGGTFLGSSRFPEFSKKNVRSIAISNMKKNGIDVLVVIGGDGSYIGAKLISETGFPCISLPATIDNDIPGTDYTIGYFTALGTVVEAIDRLRDTSSSHQRISIVEMMGRTCGDLTLGAAIAGGCEFILLPELEYKKKELLLEIKRGIKKGKKHAIVAITEYICDVEKLAKYIEKETGRETRATILGHIQRGGSPVVYDRILASRMGAYSIELLLQGNSNGRCIGIQNEKMVNHDIIDALKHMRRPFKKDWLETAKKLF from the coding sequence ATGATTAAGAGAATTGGTGTACTCACTAGTGGAGGAGATTCTCCAGGTATGAATGCAGCTATTCGAAGTGTTGTAAGGGCAGGAATTAGTGAAAAACTAGAAGTGTTTGGAATATATGACGGATTTTTAGGTTTATTTAAAAATAAAATGAAAAATTTAGATAGATATAGTGTTTCAGATATTATTAATAAAGGAGGAACTTTTTTAGGTTCATCAAGATTTCCTGAATTTTCTAAAAAAAATGTACGTTCTATTGCTATTTCAAATATGAAAAAAAATGGAATTGATGTTTTGGTAGTTATTGGAGGAGATGGATCATATATAGGGGCGAAATTAATTTCAGAAACAGGATTTCCATGTATTAGTTTACCTGCTACCATAGATAATGATATACCAGGAACAGATTATACAATAGGGTATTTTACAGCATTAGGAACAGTCGTTGAAGCTATAGATAGACTAAGAGATACTTCATCTTCTCATCAGAGAATTTCTATTGTAGAAATGATGGGTAGAACTTGCGGAGATTTAACTTTAGGAGCAGCAATAGCTGGAGGCTGTGAATTCATATTATTACCAGAATTAGAATATAAAAAAAAAGAATTATTATTAGAAATTAAAAGAGGCATTAAAAAAGGGAAAAAACATGCAATAGTCGCCATTACAGAATATATATGTGATGTAGAAAAATTAGCTAAATATATTGAAAAAGAAACTGGAAGAGAAACAAGAGCTACTATTTTAGGACATATTCAAAGAGGAGGTTCTCCTGTAGTATATGATAGAATTTTAGCTTCTCGTATGGGAGCGTACTCTATTGAACTATTATTACAAGGAAATAGTAATGGAAGGTGTATTGGTATACAAAATGAAAAAATGGTTAATCATGATATAATTGATGCTTTAAAACATATGAGACGTCCTTTCAAAAAAGATTGGTTAGAAACCGCTAAAAAATTATTTTAA
- the tpiA gene encoding triose-phosphate isomerase, whose amino-acid sequence MNLPLIIANWKLNGNKKIFSTLLNFLKKNKKVFKQKCKLNIAPSHIYLYKFREIIKENQWINLSAQNVDIHVSGAFTGEISALMLKDMLVTHVIIGHSERRNFHNENEYLIAEKFNLLKKQNLIPILCIGETIEEKKDNKTIEICKKQIDIIFELVGKKAFYNTIIAYEPIWSIGSGNSANPKEVQFILSTLRTYIKEKSSSFLEDFYLLYGGSVNENNIHFFCKEKDIDGFLVGTACLNFDIFLNILKKI is encoded by the coding sequence ATGAATTTGCCCTTAATAATAGCTAATTGGAAATTAAATGGAAATAAAAAAATTTTTTCTACATTATTAAATTTTTTAAAAAAAAATAAAAAAGTTTTTAAACAAAAATGCAAGCTTAACATAGCTCCTTCTCATATTTATTTATATAAATTTAGAGAAATTATAAAAGAAAATCAATGGATTAATTTAAGCGCTCAAAATGTTGATATACATGTTTCCGGGGCTTTTACAGGAGAAATATCAGCGTTAATGTTAAAAGATATGTTGGTAACTCACGTAATTATTGGTCATTCTGAAAGAAGAAATTTTCATAATGAAAATGAATACCTAATTGCTGAAAAATTTAATTTATTAAAAAAACAAAATTTAATTCCTATTTTATGCATAGGAGAAACCATAGAAGAAAAAAAAGATAATAAAACCATAGAAATTTGTAAAAAACAAATAGATATTATTTTTGAATTAGTTGGAAAAAAAGCATTTTATAATACTATTATTGCTTACGAACCTATTTGGTCTATTGGTTCAGGAAATTCTGCTAATCCTAAAGAAGTGCAATTTATTTTAAGTACATTACGTACATATATTAAAGAAAAAAGCTCTTCTTTTTTAGAAGATTTTTATTTATTATATGGTGGTTCTGTCAATGAAAATAATATTCATTTTTTTTGTAAAGAAAAAGATATAGACGGATTTTTAGTAGGAACAGCCTGTTTAAATTTTGATATTTTTTTAAATATTTTAAAGAAAATTTGA
- the rpsA gene encoding 30S ribosomal protein S1, whose translation MTESFSQLFEESLREIKTRPGSIIQGTIISINKDMVLVDAGLKSESVIPIEQFKNSKGKVEISVGEIVDVALDAIEDGFGETLLSREKAKRHEAWILLEKAYENSETIIGIINGKVKGGFTVELNDIRAFLPGSLVDVRPIRDSIHFEGKELEFKVIKLDQKRNNVVVSRRAVIESENSAERDQLLESLKEGATVKGIVKNLTDYGAFVDLGGVDGLLHITDMAWKRVKHPSEIVSVGDDILVTILKFDREKIRVSLGLKQLGKDPWIEIAKKYPEGTKLTGRVTNLTDYGCFVEIKEGVEGLVHVSEMDWTNKNIHPSKVVNINNTVEVMVLDIDEERRRISLGLKQCTLNPWKEFSETHQKGCHVIGKIKSITDFGIFIGLKGGIDGLVHLSDISWTIPGEIAVQKYKKTDEIKAVVLQVDSERERISLGIKQLQEDPLNQFINSNKKNTIISGKIISTDTKSILVSLENGLEGIIKISEVSEIFKKNKYNNFFKVGNIITVKINNIDRKNRIIYLSFQEKEKNKEKKINNIKKPKLKDENFSNVMFEAFKAAKNSE comes from the coding sequence ATGACAGAATCTTTTTCACAATTATTTGAAGAATCTCTAAGAGAGATTAAAACTCGACCTGGATCAATTATTCAAGGAACTATTATTTCAATTAATAAAGATATGGTATTAGTAGATGCAGGGTTAAAATCTGAATCTGTTATTCCAATAGAACAATTTAAAAATTCTAAAGGAAAAGTAGAAATTTCTGTAGGTGAAATTGTCGATGTAGCATTAGATGCTATAGAAGATGGATTTGGAGAAACATTGCTTTCTAGGGAAAAAGCAAAACGACATGAAGCATGGATTTTATTAGAAAAAGCTTATGAAAATTCAGAAACAATAATTGGAATAATAAATGGAAAAGTAAAAGGTGGATTTACAGTTGAATTAAATGATATTCGAGCATTTTTACCCGGTTCATTAGTAGATGTTCGTCCGATTAGAGATAGTATTCATTTTGAAGGGAAAGAATTAGAATTTAAAGTGATTAAACTAGATCAAAAAAGAAATAATGTAGTGGTTTCTCGTAGAGCTGTTATTGAATCAGAAAACAGTGCTGAAAGAGATCAATTGTTAGAAAGTCTTAAAGAAGGAGCTACTGTTAAAGGAATCGTTAAAAACTTAACTGATTATGGAGCTTTTGTAGATTTAGGTGGAGTAGATGGATTATTACATATTACTGATATGGCATGGAAAAGAGTAAAACACCCTAGTGAAATAGTTAGTGTAGGAGATGATATTTTAGTAACAATTTTAAAATTTGATCGAGAAAAAATTAGAGTTTCATTAGGATTAAAACAATTAGGGAAAGATCCTTGGATAGAGATTGCTAAAAAATATCCAGAAGGCACTAAATTAACCGGAAGAGTAACAAATTTAACGGATTATGGATGTTTTGTAGAAATTAAAGAGGGAGTTGAAGGATTAGTTCATGTTTCAGAAATGGATTGGACAAATAAAAATATTCATCCTTCTAAAGTTGTAAATATTAATAATACTGTAGAAGTTATGGTATTAGATATTGATGAAGAAAGAAGAAGAATTTCGTTAGGATTAAAACAATGTACTTTAAATCCTTGGAAAGAATTTTCAGAAACTCATCAGAAAGGATGTCATGTTATTGGAAAAATTAAATCTATTACTGATTTTGGAATTTTTATAGGTTTAAAAGGCGGTATTGATGGTTTAGTACATTTATCAGATATTTCTTGGACAATTCCTGGGGAAATAGCGGTTCAAAAATATAAAAAAACTGATGAAATTAAAGCTGTTGTATTACAAGTTGATTCTGAAAGAGAAAGAATTTCTTTAGGAATTAAACAATTACAAGAAGATCCTTTAAACCAATTTATTAATTCTAATAAAAAAAATACAATAATTTCTGGAAAAATAATTTCAACTGATACTAAAAGTATATTGGTTAGTTTAGAAAATGGTTTGGAAGGAATTATTAAAATTTCTGAAGTCTCAGAAATATTTAAAAAAAATAAATACAATAATTTCTTTAAAGTAGGTAATATAATAACAGTAAAAATTAATAATATTGATAGAAAAAATCGAATTATTTATCTTTCATTTCAAGAAAAAGAAAAAAACAAAGAAAAAAAGATAAATAATATAAAGAAACCTAAATTGAAAGATGAAAATTTTTCTAATGTTATGTTTGAAGCTTTTAAAGCAGCAAAGAATAGCGAATAA
- the cmk gene encoding (d)CMP kinase, which translates to MKIYAPVITIDGPSGAGKSVICKAIANKLNWFFLESGIIYRALALIVIENNISILDLDLISISKNLKFKILKKENDFLFFSNGKNISKKIIFQQVSDIASQLAMLPHIRNALLKKQRMFQKFPGLVANGRDMGTVVFPNAGIKFFLKADLISRVNRRMLELKKKGLLIDTNKLFIEMKKRDHRDYTRTISPLIPAKNAIIIDSTNMSIKEVLTLCMYYISKKYKKELKKNI; encoded by the coding sequence ATGAAAATATATGCTCCTGTAATTACTATAGATGGACCCAGTGGGGCCGGAAAAAGTGTTATATGTAAGGCTATAGCGAATAAATTAAATTGGTTTTTTCTTGAATCAGGAATTATTTATAGAGCTTTAGCATTAATAGTTATAGAAAACAATATTTCTATTTTAGACTTAGATTTAATTTCAATTTCAAAAAATTTAAAATTTAAGATTTTAAAAAAAGAAAATGATTTTTTGTTTTTTTCAAATGGAAAAAATATATCTAAAAAAATTATTTTTCAACAAGTTAGTGATATAGCTTCACAATTAGCTATGCTTCCTCATATACGAAATGCTTTATTAAAAAAACAACGAATGTTTCAAAAATTTCCCGGATTAGTAGCTAATGGAAGAGATATGGGAACAGTAGTATTTCCGAACGCTGGAATAAAATTTTTTTTAAAAGCTGATTTAATTAGTCGTGTAAATAGAAGAATGCTAGAACTAAAGAAAAAAGGTTTATTAATTGATACAAATAAATTGTTTATTGAAATGAAAAAACGAGACCATCGAGATTATACTCGAACTATTTCTCCTTTAATTCCAGCGAAAAATGCTATAATTATTGATTCAACAAATATGAGTATTAAGGAAGTGCTTACATTATGTATGTATTACATAAGTAAAAAATATAAAAAAGAACTAAAAAAAAATATTTAA
- the aroA gene encoding 3-phosphoshikimate 1-carboxyvinyltransferase, with protein MNKKIKLETIKKINGDIYLPGSKSISNRILLLSAMSNGKTEINNLLDSDDTKYMLEALKTLGIKYKLFNKKKSCIIYGNIKAFQVIKKTTFFLGNAGTVVRPLTALFSLEKNNVELTGDPRMLERPIKHLVNALQQGGAKINYLEKKGFLPIFIKGGYIGGEIYLKGNISSQFLTALLIASPLSRNNTKIFILGKLVSKPYIELTIQLMKKFGVLVKKNKYSSFFIQGNQSYKTPEKINIEGDASSASYFLAAAAIKGGMVKVHGVGKNSLQGDIKFAEVLEKMGANIVWGSNSITCSKNQLNSVQLDMNHIPDAAMTAAIVALFSKGTTKIKNIYNWRLKESDRLLAMATELRKIGAFIKEGKDYILIKPPEKFLHAEINTYNDHRIAMCFSLIALSTVPVTILNPQCVNKTFPTYFDEFQKISTFN; from the coding sequence ATGAATAAAAAAATAAAATTAGAGACTATAAAAAAAATAAATGGAGACATTTATTTACCTGGTTCAAAAAGTATTTCTAATAGAATATTACTTTTATCTGCTATGTCAAATGGAAAAACTGAAATAAATAATTTATTAGATAGTGACGATACCAAATATATGCTCGAAGCATTAAAAACTTTAGGAATTAAATATAAATTATTTAATAAAAAAAAATCTTGTATAATTTATGGAAACATCAAAGCTTTTCAAGTTATTAAAAAAACAACCTTTTTTTTAGGAAACGCAGGAACAGTAGTTAGGCCTTTAACAGCACTTTTTTCTCTAGAAAAAAATAATGTGGAATTAACTGGTGATCCAAGAATGCTTGAACGACCAATAAAACATTTAGTTAATGCTCTTCAACAAGGAGGTGCTAAGATTAATTATTTAGAAAAAAAAGGATTTCTCCCAATTTTTATTAAAGGAGGATATATTGGAGGAGAAATTTATCTGAAAGGGAATATTTCTAGTCAATTTTTAACAGCTTTATTAATAGCGTCTCCTTTATCAAGAAACAATACAAAAATTTTTATTTTAGGTAAATTAGTATCTAAGCCATATATAGAATTAACTATTCAATTAATGAAAAAATTTGGAGTTCTAGTTAAAAAAAATAAATATTCTTCTTTTTTTATTCAAGGAAATCAATCTTATAAAACTCCTGAAAAAATTAATATAGAAGGAGATGCTTCATCGGCTTCTTACTTTTTAGCCGCTGCAGCAATTAAAGGAGGAATGGTTAAAGTTCATGGAGTTGGAAAAAATAGTTTACAAGGAGATATCAAATTTGCTGAAGTTTTAGAAAAAATGGGCGCTAATATTGTCTGGGGTTCTAATTCTATAACTTGTTCAAAAAATCAATTAAATTCTGTTCAATTAGATATGAATCATATCCCAGATGCAGCTATGACTGCAGCAATAGTTGCATTATTTTCTAAGGGAACAACAAAAATTAAAAATATATATAATTGGAGATTAAAAGAAAGTGATCGTTTATTAGCTATGGCAACAGAATTAAGAAAAATAGGAGCTTTTATCAAAGAAGGAAAAGATTATATTTTAATTAAACCTCCAGAAAAATTTTTACATGCAGAAATTAATACTTATAACGATCATCGTATAGCAATGTGTTTTTCTTTAATAGCTTTATCTACCGTTCCAGTGACTATTTTAAATCCTCAATGTGTAAATAAAACATTTCCAACATATTTTGATGAATTTCAGAAAATTAGTACTTTTAATTAG
- the serC gene encoding 3-phosphoserine/phosphohydroxythreonine transaminase: MNKIYNFSAGPSMIPKDVLVQYKKEFYNWKNLGASVIEVSHRSFEFMRVIEECEKNLRFLMNIPNNYHVLFFSGGARGQFSAIPMNLIKKNEFADYICSGYWSNAAFKEAKKYCFPKKINVIENHNNIVNVTPFSKWKLNKKSSYVHYCPNETLEGIEIREEPNFLDKIIIGDFSSTILSRCIDIKKYGLIYASAQKNISAAGITLVIIREDLITSEKKLVPSILDYNIAINHQSMFNTPVTLSWYLAGLVFKWLINKGGVKKIEQDNKVKANLLYKKIDDTNFYINNINKKYRSYMNVPFYLKNEKLNNIFIKEAQSFGLYALKGHKIVGGIRASIYNAMPIEGVKKLIKFMNYFEEKYR; encoded by the coding sequence ATGAATAAGATTTATAATTTTAGTGCTGGTCCTTCTATGATACCAAAAGATGTTTTAGTTCAATATAAAAAAGAATTTTATAATTGGAAGAATTTAGGAGCATCGGTTATTGAAGTTAGTCACAGAAGTTTTGAATTTATGAGAGTAATAGAAGAATGTGAAAAAAATCTACGGTTTTTAATGAATATTCCAAATAATTATCATGTTTTATTTTTTTCAGGAGGAGCAAGAGGACAGTTTTCAGCTATTCCTATGAATTTAATAAAAAAAAATGAATTTGCTGATTATATTTGCAGTGGTTATTGGTCCAATGCTGCTTTTAAAGAAGCTAAAAAATATTGTTTTCCTAAAAAAATAAATGTTATTGAAAATCATAATAACATTGTAAATGTTACTCCATTTTCAAAATGGAAACTTAATAAAAAATCATCTTATGTTCATTATTGTCCTAATGAAACTCTTGAAGGAATAGAAATAAGAGAAGAACCTAACTTTTTAGATAAAATAATAATAGGGGATTTTTCTTCAACTATTTTATCTAGATGTATAGATATTAAAAAATATGGTTTAATTTATGCTAGTGCTCAAAAAAATATTTCTGCAGCTGGAATAACATTAGTTATTATTAGAGAAGATTTAATTACAAGTGAAAAAAAGTTAGTTCCTTCTATTTTAGATTATAATATAGCAATAAATCATCAATCTATGTTTAATACACCTGTAACCCTTTCTTGGTATTTAGCAGGTTTAGTTTTTAAATGGCTAATTAATAAGGGTGGGGTGAAAAAAATAGAACAAGATAATAAAGTAAAAGCTAATTTACTTTATAAAAAAATAGATGATACAAATTTTTATATTAATAATATTAATAAAAAATATAGATCGTATATGAATGTTCCATTCTATCTAAAAAATGAAAAATTAAATAATATTTTTATAAAAGAAGCTCAATCTTTTGGATTATATGCTTTAAAAGGGCATAAAATAGTAGGTGGAATACGTGCATCCATTTATAATGCTATGCCTATAGAAGGAGTAAAAAAATTGATAAAATTTATGAATTATTTTGAAGAAAAGTATAGATAA
- the serS gene encoding serine--tRNA ligase translates to MIDQNLLRHQLEIIKKKLLIRGFTLNVKKIEKMEKDRKIFQIKTENFQAIRNTLSKKIGILKRTKKNTSEIENKVSIINKKIYKYQNKLNDLKVELFKIYSEIPNIPSEDTIFNCTEEKNKEITKWGKIKKFNFKVKDHIELGKKLEGLDSESSVKISGSKFVVMKGKIALLHRALSQFMIDTHTVQHGYLETYVPYLVNSESLYGTGQLPKFSSDLFHIQSFDQKNQKIQYTLIPTAEVPLTNLVRNKVLNKKDLPVKLTALTPCFRAEPSSYGKESRGLIRMHQFEKVEIVQIVHPKYSMQALEELTLHAERILKLLNLPYRKVQLCALELGFAASKTYDLEVWFPAEKKYREISSCSNMIDFQARRMKSKYKSSSKKTKKKFLHTINGSALALSRTLAAILENYQLEDGTIEVPIVLQNKYMNGLKIIS, encoded by the coding sequence ATGATAGATCAAAATTTATTACGCCATCAACTAGAAATTATTAAAAAAAAATTATTAATTCGAGGATTTACGTTAAATGTTAAAAAAATTGAAAAAATGGAAAAAGATAGAAAAATTTTTCAGATTAAAACAGAAAATTTTCAAGCTATTAGAAATACTTTATCTAAAAAAATAGGTATTTTAAAAAGGACAAAAAAAAATACTTCAGAAATCGAAAACAAAGTTTCGATCATAAATAAAAAGATATATAAATATCAAAATAAATTGAATGATTTAAAAGTAGAATTATTTAAAATATATAGTGAAATTCCTAACATTCCATCGGAAGATACAATCTTTAATTGTACAGAAGAAAAAAATAAAGAAATAACGAAATGGGGAAAAATTAAAAAATTTAATTTTAAAGTTAAAGATCATATTGAATTAGGTAAAAAATTAGAAGGATTAGATTCAGAATCTTCAGTAAAAATATCCGGATCAAAATTTGTTGTTATGAAAGGGAAAATAGCATTATTACATCGTGCTTTAAGTCAATTTATGATAGATACTCATACTGTTCAACACGGTTACTTAGAAACCTATGTACCTTATTTAGTTAACTCAGAAAGCTTATATGGAACAGGGCAACTTCCTAAATTCAGTTCAGATTTGTTTCATATTCAATCTTTTGATCAAAAAAATCAAAAAATTCAATATACTTTAATCCCCACAGCAGAAGTTCCTCTAACTAATTTAGTAAGAAATAAAGTTCTTAATAAAAAAGATTTACCTGTTAAGCTAACAGCTTTGACTCCTTGTTTTAGAGCAGAACCTTCTTCTTATGGAAAAGAATCTAGAGGTTTAATTCGAATGCATCAATTTGAAAAAGTAGAAATAGTACAAATTGTACATCCTAAATACTCTATGCAAGCACTAGAAGAGTTAACTCTACATGCAGAAAGAATATTAAAATTATTAAATTTACCATATAGAAAGGTACAGCTATGTGCTTTAGAATTAGGATTTGCTGCTTCAAAAACTTATGATTTAGAAGTGTGGTTCCCTGCTGAAAAAAAATATCGAGAAATATCTTCTTGTTCAAATATGATAGACTTTCAAGCAAGAAGAATGAAATCTAAATATAAGAGCTCTTCTAAAAAAACAAAAAAAAAGTTTCTTCATACTATAAATGGTTCTGCTTTAGCCTTAAGTAGAACATTAGCAGCAATATTAGAAAATTATCAATTAGAAGATGGAACAATAGAAGTTCCAATAGTTTTGCAAAATAAATATATGAACGGATTAAAAATAATTTCTTAA
- the trxB gene encoding thioredoxin-disulfide reductase translates to MKLLKKRKLIIIGTGPAGYTAAIYAARANLKPTLITGATPGGQLTKTENIENWPGDINALPGIKLMDRMKEHATKFDSEIISDHILNVNFKNSPFKLTGEEYHYISEAVIIATGASPRYLNLNSEKKFLGKGISTCAVCDGFFYKEKKIAIIGGGNTAIEEALYLSNIVSKIYLIHRKPYFTAEKILIDRLNKKIQEKKIDTYMNYSVEEFVGNNKELTGLKIFNKKQNNISTLINVSGAFICIGNIPNTNIFLKQLKMKNGYIQTNFSDFHGYKTQTSIKGIFAAGDVTDHIYRQAITSAASGCMAAIDAERYLQISS, encoded by the coding sequence GTGAAATTATTAAAAAAAAGAAAACTTATCATTATAGGGACAGGTCCGGCGGGATATACAGCTGCTATATACGCAGCTAGAGCAAATCTTAAACCTACATTAATTACAGGAGCTACTCCAGGAGGACAGTTAACAAAAACTGAGAATATTGAAAATTGGCCCGGTGATATTAATGCTTTACCTGGAATAAAATTAATGGATCGTATGAAAGAACATGCTACAAAATTTGATTCTGAAATCATATCCGATCATATATTAAATGTAAACTTTAAAAATTCTCCATTTAAACTAACTGGGGAAGAATATCACTATATTTCTGAAGCTGTAATTATTGCAACTGGAGCATCTCCAAGATACTTAAATTTAAATTCTGAAAAAAAATTTCTTGGTAAAGGAATTTCAACTTGTGCAGTATGCGATGGTTTTTTTTATAAAGAAAAAAAAATTGCAATCATAGGGGGAGGAAATACAGCTATAGAAGAAGCATTATATTTATCCAATATAGTCTCTAAAATTTATTTAATTCATAGAAAACCATATTTCACAGCAGAAAAAATTTTAATCGATCGATTAAATAAAAAAATTCAAGAAAAAAAAATAGATACTTATATGAATTATTCGGTCGAAGAATTTGTAGGAAACAATAAAGAATTAACAGGATTAAAAATATTTAATAAAAAACAAAATAATATTTCTACATTAATAAATGTTTCAGGAGCTTTTATTTGTATAGGAAACATTCCAAATACAAATATTTTTTTAAAACAACTAAAAATGAAAAATGGTTACATACAAACTAATTTTTCTGATTTTCATGGATATAAAACCCAAACTAGTATAAAAGGAATTTTTGCTGCTGGAGACGTTACCGATCATATTTATAGACAAGCTATCACTTCTGCAGCTAGTGGCTGTATGGCAGCTATTGATGCTGAAAGATATCTTCAAATATCTTCTTAA